A DNA window from bacterium contains the following coding sequences:
- a CDS encoding protein kinase, with translation MQQLGNYRILYKIAQGGMAEIFKAEKIGLNGFNKPVALKKILVGPQVNPKDYRKMLSEEANVALFLEHSNIVHFYDYFEHDNVPYIAFQYVEGLNLGELLNIHQENRRFVPLNVYLYVICETLKGLDYAHKKQHNGKPLNIIHRDVSPQNILLGYDGIVKLADFGIAKANIDREETQLHMLKGKVNYLAPEQVRFEKVTQKVDLYAIGMMLFEYVYAYNPYLAHDQQTKILNDIAQNKKLPQRPPIIKVSQELLDIINKAMSINPEQRFSDAKSLRNALIKHLDPSWLVNGNDLLQTYLKQFKEQQKTRPKILKLVKKELSQEKRKSSTRIATYNLDSSLKKTSSSNRYLKVVALLLVVVSAIALKPNAEEVSTKREPEKIVVKTEVKELPKPQIAKNVAKKPQSKSKVLYQRPKRTTIWRADTASLKKSTKPKVGSVYVDGPYGSEVYINGYKFGGVPLKKELKVGSYKITIVPEWEMPYTTEVNVKNKEEYIVQWQQ, from the coding sequence GTGCAGCAGTTGGGCAATTATCGAATACTCTATAAGATTGCTCAAGGCGGCATGGCTGAAATATTTAAGGCCGAAAAAATTGGTTTAAATGGTTTTAATAAACCTGTAGCACTTAAAAAAATCTTGGTAGGTCCACAAGTAAACCCCAAAGACTATCGTAAAATGTTATCTGAAGAAGCCAATGTAGCTTTGTTTTTAGAGCATTCCAATATTGTTCATTTTTATGATTATTTTGAGCATGACAATGTTCCTTATATAGCGTTTCAGTATGTAGAAGGTCTCAACCTTGGAGAGTTATTAAATATTCATCAGGAGAATCGAAGATTTGTACCTTTGAACGTATATCTTTATGTCATTTGTGAGACCTTAAAAGGTTTAGACTATGCTCATAAGAAACAGCATAATGGGAAGCCTTTAAACATTATTCATAGAGATGTAAGCCCACAAAATATACTCTTAGGATATGACGGAATTGTTAAGCTTGCAGACTTTGGAATAGCTAAAGCCAATATCGATAGAGAAGAAACACAGCTGCATATGTTAAAAGGTAAGGTTAATTACCTTGCTCCTGAACAAGTTCGCTTTGAAAAGGTGACTCAAAAAGTAGACCTTTATGCCATTGGTATGATGCTGTTTGAGTATGTTTATGCCTATAACCCATATTTAGCCCATGATCAGCAAACCAAAATTTTAAATGATATTGCACAAAATAAGAAGCTGCCTCAAAGACCACCGATTATAAAGGTTTCTCAAGAGTTATTGGATATTATCAACAAAGCAATGTCTATAAATCCAGAGCAGCGTTTTAGTGATGCCAAGTCATTGAGAAATGCTCTGATCAAACACTTAGACCCGAGCTGGTTGGTTAATGGCAATGACTTATTGCAAACGTATTTGAAGCAATTTAAAGAACAACAAAAGACACGTCCTAAAATCTTAAAGCTCGTAAAAAAGGAGCTTTCTCAAGAAAAAAGAAAGTCTTCAACGCGTATTGCAACGTATAATTTAGATAGCTCATTGAAAAAGACTTCATCGTCAAATCGATATTTAAAAGTCGTGGCTTTACTCCTAGTGGTAGTATCAGCAATAGCGTTAAAGCCAAATGCTGAAGAAGTAAGCACTAAGCGTGAACCTGAAAAGATTGTGGTTAAAACAGAAGTAAAAGAATTGCCCAAGCCACAAATAGCAAAAAATGTAGCTAAAAAACCTCAGTCTAAATCAAAAGTACTGTATCAAAGACCTAAGAGAACCACGATTTGGCGAGCAGATACAGCTTCATTAAAAAAGAGTACTAAACCTAAAGTAGGCTCTGTTTATGTTGATGGTCCATATGGCTCAGAAGTGTATATCAATGGGTATAAATTTGGAGGGGTCCCGC